From the Sphingomonas aliaeris genome, one window contains:
- a CDS encoding type II toxin-antitoxin system Phd/YefM family antitoxin, with amino-acid sequence MATTVKMHEAKTHLSSLVARALAGEEIVIARGDKPQVKLVPVDAKPKRVFGAMKGQFAIDDRFFEPLPEEELAAWEGK; translated from the coding sequence ATGGCGACGACGGTGAAAATGCACGAGGCGAAGACGCATCTGTCGAGCCTGGTCGCCCGCGCACTCGCCGGCGAGGAAATCGTCATCGCCCGCGGGGACAAGCCGCAGGTCAAGCTTGTGCCAGTCGATGCCAAACCCAAGCGCGTGTTCGGCGCGATGAAGGGCCAGTTTGCGATCGACGACCGCTTCTTCGAACCTCTGCCGGAGGAGGAACTCGCGGCCTGGGAGGGTAAATGA
- a CDS encoding dicarboxylate/amino acid:cation symporter, with amino-acid sequence MSQATRILLALVVGLIAGIALAAYAAGSVDGVVAVAQPVGTAWLNALQMTIVPLVVALLITGVAATAEAAQAGRLAGRAIAMYVTILFLSAVSAAILTPLFLEIVPLPVRIGRPVARRDDRRRCGRPRPPLGDFLAAVIPSNVVKAASESAFLSLIIFALIFAFAMARIATDLRTLLTNFFIAVRETMLVVIEWVLWVGPVGVFALALVVGAKAGTGAFGALVHYILTIMAVGLTVSACAYPLAVFGGRIGLGRYVKAALPAQAVAISTQSSLASLPAMVEGASELGVPVTTSGVTLPLAVAIFRATGPAMNFAVAIYVAVWFDVPLTAGTLAVGAVVATLTSLGSVSLPGTVSYVSAIAPVASAIGAPVAPLGLLVAVETMPDIVRTLGNVMMDLATTVTLSRRRGGGAGLPEAPHAEAVEQGLVGHQ; translated from the coding sequence ATGTCGCAAGCCACCCGTATCCTGCTCGCGCTGGTCGTGGGGCTGATCGCCGGCATCGCGCTGGCCGCCTATGCCGCCGGATCGGTGGACGGCGTGGTCGCGGTGGCGCAGCCGGTCGGCACTGCCTGGCTTAACGCGTTGCAGATGACGATCGTGCCGCTGGTGGTCGCATTGCTGATCACCGGCGTGGCGGCGACGGCGGAAGCGGCGCAGGCGGGGCGGCTCGCCGGGCGGGCGATCGCGATGTACGTCACGATCCTGTTCCTTTCCGCGGTATCGGCGGCGATCCTGACGCCTTTGTTCCTCGAAATCGTGCCGCTGCCGGTCAGAATCGGCCGCCCGGTTGCGCGCCGCGATGACCGGCGTCGCTGCGGTCGGCCCCGTCCCCCGCTGGGCGATTTCCTGGCGGCGGTGATCCCGTCCAACGTCGTCAAGGCAGCGTCGGAGAGCGCGTTCCTGTCGCTGATCATCTTCGCGTTGATCTTCGCCTTCGCAATGGCGCGCATCGCCACCGACCTGCGCACGCTGCTGACGAATTTCTTCATCGCGGTGCGCGAGACGATGCTGGTGGTGATCGAATGGGTGCTGTGGGTCGGCCCGGTCGGCGTGTTCGCGCTGGCGCTGGTGGTCGGTGCGAAGGCAGGCACGGGCGCGTTCGGGGCGCTGGTCCATTATATCCTGACGATCATGGCGGTCGGGCTGACCGTATCGGCCTGCGCCTATCCGCTGGCGGTGTTCGGCGGACGGATCGGGCTGGGGCGCTACGTCAAGGCGGCGTTGCCGGCGCAGGCGGTGGCGATCAGCACGCAAAGCTCGCTCGCGTCGCTGCCGGCGATGGTCGAGGGGGCGAGCGAATTGGGCGTGCCCGTGACGACATCCGGCGTCACGTTGCCGCTGGCCGTGGCGATCTTCCGCGCGACCGGGCCTGCTATGAACTTCGCGGTGGCGATTTATGTCGCGGTCTGGTTCGACGTACCACTGACCGCGGGCACGCTGGCGGTCGGCGCGGTCGTGGCCACGCTGACCTCGTTGGGGTCGGTCAGCCTGCCCGGGACGGTCAGCTATGTCAGCGCGATCGCGCCCGTCGCGTCGGCGATCGGCGCGCCGGTCGCGCCGTTGGGCCTGCTGGTCGCAGTGGAGACGATGCCCGATATCGTGCGGACATTGGGCAACGTGATGATGGACCTTGCGACGACCGTCACGCTGTCGCGGCGGCGCGGCGGCGGCGCGGGCTTACCAGAGGCGCCGCACGCCGAAGCGGTCGAACAGGGTCTCGTTGGACACCAGTAG
- the glmM gene encoding phosphoglucosamine mutase has protein sequence MARKYFGTDGIRGVTNGANMTAAMAMKVGMAAGAHFRRGDHRHRVVIGKDTRLSGYMLENAMVAGFTSVGMDVVLLGPMPTPAVAMLTQSMRADMGVMISASHNPYGDNGIKLFGPDGYKLSDEDERAIEALIDGAENGEIPLAAPPEIGRARRVEDAQGRYIHFAKSTFPEDLTLDGFKIVVDCANGAGYQVAPSALWELGAEVITLGVTPNGKNINDGVGSTAPGLLCETVVASGAHLGIALDGDADRLIVVDEQGHVVDGDQLMATIATGYARAGRLRNDGLVATVMSNLGLERHLAAQGIGMIRTAVGDRHVLEAMRAQGYNVGGEQSGHIILSDYATTGDGLVAALQVLAELAWAKAPASELLHRFEPLPQLLKNVRFKGGKPLEADAVQAVIAEAEAELIGKGRLVIRPSGTEPVIRVMAEGDDAAQVTRLVDRICDAVRVAAE, from the coding sequence ATGGCAAGAAAATATTTCGGGACTGACGGCATTCGTGGCGTGACCAACGGCGCGAACATGACCGCGGCGATGGCGATGAAGGTCGGGATGGCGGCCGGCGCGCACTTCCGGCGCGGCGATCACCGCCACCGCGTCGTGATCGGCAAGGATACGCGCCTGTCCGGCTATATGCTTGAAAATGCGATGGTCGCGGGGTTCACCAGCGTCGGGATGGACGTCGTCCTGCTCGGGCCGATGCCGACGCCCGCGGTCGCGATGCTGACCCAGTCGATGCGCGCCGACATGGGCGTGATGATCTCGGCCAGCCACAATCCGTACGGCGACAATGGCATCAAGCTGTTCGGGCCGGACGGCTACAAGCTCAGCGACGAGGACGAGCGCGCGATCGAGGCGCTAATCGACGGCGCTGAAAACGGCGAGATCCCGCTCGCCGCCCCGCCGGAAATCGGCCGCGCGCGCCGCGTCGAGGATGCGCAGGGCCGCTATATCCACTTCGCCAAATCGACTTTCCCGGAAGATCTGACGCTCGACGGGTTCAAGATCGTCGTCGATTGCGCGAACGGCGCGGGATATCAGGTCGCGCCCTCCGCCTTGTGGGAACTCGGCGCGGAGGTGATCACGCTCGGCGTCACGCCCAACGGCAAGAACATCAACGACGGCGTCGGATCGACAGCGCCTGGCCTGCTGTGCGAGACGGTGGTCGCCTCGGGCGCGCATCTCGGCATCGCGCTCGACGGCGATGCGGACCGGCTGATCGTGGTCGACGAACAGGGCCATGTCGTTGACGGCGACCAGCTGATGGCGACGATCGCCACCGGCTATGCCCGCGCCGGCCGGCTCCGGAACGACGGGCTGGTCGCGACCGTGATGTCGAACCTCGGGCTGGAACGGCATCTGGCAGCGCAGGGAATCGGCATGATCCGCACCGCGGTCGGCGATCGCCACGTGCTGGAGGCGATGCGCGCGCAAGGCTATAATGTCGGCGGCGAACAGAGCGGCCACATCATCCTGTCCGATTATGCGACGACGGGCGACGGCCTGGTCGCGGCGTTGCAGGTGCTCGCCGAACTCGCCTGGGCCAAGGCACCGGCGAGCGAACTGCTCCACCGGTTCGAACCGCTGCCACAATTGCTCAAGAACGTGCGCTTCAAGGGCGGCAAACCGCTGGAGGCCGACGCCGTACAGGCGGTGATCGCGGAGGCGGAGGCGGAATTGATCGGCAAGGGGCGGCTCGTGATCCGCCCCTCGGGCACCGAACCCGTCATCCGCGTCATGGCCGAAGGCGACGACGCCGCGCAGGTCACGCGACTGGTCGACCGCATCTGCGACGCGGTGCGGGTGGCGGCGGAGTGA
- a CDS encoding IS110 family RNA-guided transposase, whose translation MSHSDLFVGIDVAKDELVIHAHPAGMLWRVPNTKTGIAALGRKLVRLAGTACLRIGFEASGGYERKLAILLDRMDVTAYLLDPARVRSFARAERQLAKTDPLDAAVIARCLAALHPELTPYVHDPEAVRLAEHVRMRDLAVAQAVQFGNQLESIADPAMRRLVVAQVARLKALVLRIEKAIASVIAASPDLAAREALLRTAPGVGPVVAACLLARMPELGRLSSRQVAALAGLAPFDRQSGKTSRPGRCSGGRPSIRRCLYLAALSIARSGKGQLAATTNRLREAGKPFKLAIVATMRKLLVTLNAMVKNNTEYRTA comes from the coding sequence ATGTCACACTCCGACCTCTTTGTCGGCATCGATGTTGCCAAGGACGAACTCGTTATCCACGCTCATCCGGCAGGAATGCTCTGGCGGGTACCCAATACCAAGACCGGCATTGCCGCACTCGGCCGCAAGCTTGTCCGGCTTGCCGGTACGGCGTGCCTGCGGATCGGCTTCGAGGCATCGGGCGGTTACGAGCGCAAGCTCGCCATCCTGCTCGATCGGATGGACGTTACAGCCTATCTCCTCGATCCGGCACGCGTGCGCAGTTTCGCCCGTGCCGAGCGACAACTCGCGAAAACCGACCCACTCGATGCGGCCGTCATCGCGCGGTGTCTGGCAGCACTGCATCCCGAACTGACGCCCTATGTCCATGATCCCGAGGCCGTGAGGCTGGCCGAGCATGTCCGCATGCGCGATCTTGCCGTCGCCCAGGCGGTCCAGTTCGGCAATCAGTTGGAGAGCATCGCCGATCCCGCCATGCGCCGCCTCGTCGTCGCGCAGGTCGCACGGCTCAAGGCCCTGGTTCTGCGCATCGAAAAAGCCATTGCCAGCGTCATCGCCGCCTCGCCCGATCTGGCCGCTCGCGAAGCCCTGCTCCGCACAGCACCCGGCGTCGGGCCGGTCGTTGCCGCATGCCTGCTGGCACGCATGCCAGAACTCGGACGCCTCTCCAGTCGACAGGTCGCAGCGCTTGCTGGCCTCGCCCCCTTCGATCGCCAAAGCGGCAAGACCAGCCGGCCGGGGCGATGCTCGGGCGGCAGGCCCAGCATCAGACGTTGTCTCTATCTGGCCGCGCTCAGCATCGCGCGCTCGGGCAAGGGGCAACTCGCCGCTACCACCAACCGCCTGCGAGAGGCCGGCAAACCCTTCAAGCTTGCCATCGTCGCCACAATGCGAAAACTGCTCGTAACCCTCAACGCGATGGTCAAAAACAATACCGAATATCGCACCGCGTGA
- the thiD gene encoding bifunctional hydroxymethylpyrimidine kinase/phosphomethylpyrimidine kinase: MAASRTPPRILIVAGSDSGGGAGIQADIKTITMLGGHAMTAITAITAQNTLGVQAVHMVPTDIVLAQIESCVSDIGVDAVKIGMIGSAATAHAVAERLAGLNVPIVFDPVMVATSGSVLADEDTIAAFERLMRIASVVTPNLPELEALSAALASSSDHPSTVRAEPVEAPSLRPDAREKHSASTGSARAGMELARRFGTTILVKGGHTETTDVTDILYAPAGETARWSAPRIDTTSTHGTGCTLASAIATGLGQGMDLPDAVARAIRFVRRALQAAPGFGKGHGPMGQQSVTDIR, from the coding sequence GTGGCCGCATCCCGCACGCCACCACGCATCCTGATCGTCGCCGGCTCGGATTCGGGCGGTGGCGCGGGCATTCAGGCGGATATCAAGACGATCACGATGCTCGGCGGCCATGCCATGACCGCGATCACCGCGATCACAGCGCAGAATACTCTGGGCGTGCAGGCGGTACACATGGTCCCGACCGATATCGTGCTGGCGCAGATCGAATCGTGCGTCTCCGATATCGGCGTGGATGCGGTGAAGATCGGCATGATCGGATCGGCCGCGACCGCGCACGCCGTGGCGGAGCGGCTGGCCGGACTGAACGTCCCGATCGTGTTCGATCCCGTCATGGTCGCGACCAGCGGATCGGTGCTGGCGGACGAGGATACGATCGCCGCGTTCGAACGGCTGATGCGGATCGCCAGCGTGGTGACGCCGAACCTTCCCGAACTGGAGGCGCTGAGTGCCGCGCTCGCATCTAGTAGCGATCATCCCTCCACCGTTCGTGCTGAGCCTGTCGAAGCACCGTCCCTCCGACCGGACGCTAGAGAAAAGCACAGTGCTTCGACAGGCTCAGCACGGGCGGGAATGGAGTTGGCACGCCGATTTGGCACAACGATCCTGGTCAAGGGCGGTCACACCGAAACCACCGACGTCACCGACATTCTCTATGCCCCCGCCGGCGAAACCGCGCGCTGGTCCGCCCCCCGCATCGACACCACCAGCACGCACGGCACCGGCTGCACGCTCGCCAGCGCGATCGCAACCGGGCTGGGGCAGGGGATGGACCTGCCCGATGCCGTCGCCCGCGCGATCCGCTTCGTCCGCCGCGCGCTGCAGGCCGCCCCCGGCTTCGGCAAAGGGCATGGCCCGATGGGCCAGCAATCGGTAACGGACATCCGGTGA
- a CDS encoding DUF1272 domain-containing protein: MLDMRPDCERCGTDLPAQAPGAFICSFECTFCADCADALDERCPNCGGELLDRPARTGKALSANPASTVRYFKG, encoded by the coding sequence ATGCTAGACATGCGCCCCGATTGCGAACGATGCGGAACCGACCTGCCCGCGCAGGCGCCCGGTGCGTTCATCTGCTCGTTCGAATGCACCTTCTGCGCGGACTGCGCCGATGCGCTGGACGAACGCTGCCCCAATTGCGGCGGCGAACTGCTGGATCGCCCGGCGCGGACCGGCAAGGCATTGTCCGCCAATCCCGCCTCGACCGTGCGCTACTTCAAGGGCTGA
- a CDS encoding class I SAM-dependent methyltransferase yields the protein MDRIVYDRMAAHDSTHWWYRARRDILADYLTREGRLPEQARILEIGCGTGHNLPMLASFGSVEAIEIDPAARDIASLRLGRPVGDAPLPILPGIERDAYDLIAVLDVVEHIEDDVAALKAMAACLKPGGKILITVPAHQWLWSAHDVVNHHHRRYSKKTLATALAKAGLEPRKLGYFNSLLFPLAAAARLAGRMTGRDDSDDSPPPKAVNSLFETIFRMERHLVGRVPMSPGVSIITLAEPKG from the coding sequence ATGGATAGAATCGTCTACGACCGCATGGCTGCGCATGATTCCACGCATTGGTGGTATCGTGCCCGGCGCGACATTCTGGCCGATTATCTGACGCGGGAGGGGCGACTGCCGGAACAGGCGCGCATCCTGGAGATCGGCTGCGGCACGGGGCACAATCTGCCCATGCTGGCCAGTTTCGGCAGCGTCGAGGCGATCGAGATCGATCCCGCCGCGCGCGACATCGCGTCGCTGCGGCTCGGCCGGCCGGTCGGCGATGCGCCATTGCCGATCCTTCCGGGCATCGAGCGCGATGCCTATGATCTGATCGCAGTGCTCGACGTCGTCGAACATATCGAGGACGACGTCGCCGCGCTGAAGGCGATGGCCGCATGCCTGAAGCCCGGCGGCAAAATCCTGATCACCGTCCCGGCGCATCAATGGCTGTGGAGCGCGCACGACGTGGTCAATCATCATCACCGGCGCTATTCGAAGAAGACGCTGGCCACGGCGCTGGCCAAGGCCGGGTTGGAGCCGCGAAAGCTCGGCTATTTCAATTCGCTGCTCTTCCCGCTCGCCGCCGCCGCACGGCTGGCGGGGCGGATGACCGGGCGCGACGACAGCGACGATTCACCGCCGCCAAAGGCCGTGAACAGCCTGTTCGAAACGATCTTCCGGATGGAACGCCATCTCGTCGGCCGCGTGCCGATGTCGCCCGGCGTGTCCATCATCACGCTGGCCGAACCTAAAGGCTGA
- a CDS encoding type II toxin-antitoxin system VapC family toxin has translation MRLLLDTHALIWFLLGNTRLSPSAREAIDDDENVVLVSAVSAMEIATKYRIGKLPDMAGIAGRLSTIVPAQGFATLDITVAHADAAGLLPFDHRDPFDRLLIAQAQVEQALLVSNETLFDRFGVRRLW, from the coding sequence ATGAGGCTCCTCCTCGATACTCATGCGCTGATCTGGTTCCTGCTCGGCAATACGAGATTGAGCCCGTCCGCTCGCGAGGCCATCGATGATGACGAAAATGTCGTTCTGGTAAGCGCCGTTTCGGCGATGGAGATCGCGACGAAATACCGCATCGGAAAACTTCCCGACATGGCCGGGATCGCCGGGCGCCTCTCGACCATCGTGCCCGCGCAAGGGTTTGCGACGTTGGACATTACGGTGGCCCATGCCGACGCTGCCGGGCTGCTCCCGTTCGATCACCGCGACCCCTTCGACCGCCTGCTGATCGCTCAGGCGCAGGTCGAACAGGCTCTACTGGTGTCCAACGAGACCCTGTTCGACCGCTTCGGCGTGCGGCGCCTCTGGTAA
- a CDS encoding ribonuclease HII, protein MTRPFRPSLRHEKLCLAPVAGVDEAGRGPLAGPVVAAAVILPAKGVPRGIDDSKKLSHVERTRLHDRLRGCAQIGVGIVEADEIDSLNIYWATMKAMTLAVEALIRDGCAPGHVLVDGNRLPRWSHAATAIVSGDAISLSIAAASIVAKHTRDTIMLTHAEAFPHYGWHTNKGYGSRTHLAALREHGPSPIHRRSFAPVAQAGFDF, encoded by the coding sequence GTGACCCGCCCGTTCCGCCCCAGTTTGCGCCATGAAAAACTCTGCCTCGCCCCCGTTGCGGGCGTGGACGAGGCGGGGCGCGGTCCGCTGGCCGGACCCGTCGTCGCCGCCGCCGTCATCCTGCCGGCCAAGGGTGTGCCGCGCGGGATCGACGATTCGAAGAAGCTGTCCCATGTCGAACGCACCCGGCTGCACGATCGGCTGCGGGGCTGCGCGCAGATCGGCGTCGGGATCGTCGAGGCGGACGAGATCGACAGCCTCAATATCTATTGGGCGACGATGAAGGCGATGACGCTGGCGGTCGAGGCGCTGATTCGCGACGGCTGCGCGCCCGGCCACGTGCTGGTCGACGGCAACCGCCTGCCGCGCTGGAGCCATGCCGCCACCGCGATCGTCTCCGGCGACGCGATCAGCCTGTCGATCGCCGCCGCCTCGATCGTCGCCAAGCATACGCGCGACACGATCATGCTCACTCATGCGGAGGCTTTTCCGCATTATGGCTGGCACACCAACAAGGGTTACGGATCGCGCACGCACCTCGCGGCGCTGCGCGAACATGGCCCGTCGCCGATTCACCGGCGCAGCTTCGCCCCCGTCGCGCAGGCGGGTTTCGATTTCTGA